One genomic window of Maribacter aquivivus includes the following:
- a CDS encoding tetratricopeptide repeat-containing sensor histidine kinase, producing the protein MKHTKLFILLIVIVSFTCCKKNTKGNGLTDSEFLDFISNENLRPSLQKIDSLIKFEDFSDKRRAILFHEKGRLLATLEKDVEAIGSLNEALYLFEKEANKEYLAKTNMLLGDSYAMLSKQDTAAIYTNNAYKFFREIGDKKGEAKTLNSLGHLSFLAGDYDSSITHVKQAIDLQIALDDKETLSASYNNLGFILEQTENYEQAICYYEKAIALNSDIDRLNTNALRNLGYVYLIQNDAKKCISIYKKALAIEEQTEHYVIQQEIYEVLIEAAVKDEDFKSIPNFIRKKDSVTQLLTSYESEEKMKLINRKNEQFIEQENLKKELELNKKNKIILGAILSFLLALGLYVFQKNRNSRLELKQQKLELEQKILRTQMNPHFVFNALTAIQKTFFDEDPIKSSTYLTRFAKLVRQNFDVVNKKQITLEEDLDILKNYIETQQLRFENKFEYEINMTDDIEVSMIKLPPMLLQPFIENSIEHGLKQKNEKGLLQINITEQEKYTHIEIIDNGIGYNKEKVSDNREHAIDIFLKRLKLRGLGEEKKFSIQAIDNNKGTKVSIFLDLRQ; encoded by the coding sequence ATGAAACATACCAAATTATTTATTCTACTGATAGTAATTGTTTCATTTACCTGTTGCAAAAAAAATACCAAAGGCAACGGACTAACCGATAGTGAATTTTTAGATTTCATATCAAATGAAAATTTAAGACCATCGCTTCAAAAAATTGACAGCCTCATTAAATTTGAAGATTTCTCAGATAAAAGAAGGGCAATACTATTTCATGAAAAAGGACGGTTACTTGCAACCTTAGAAAAAGACGTTGAAGCTATAGGTAGCTTAAATGAAGCGCTTTATTTATTCGAAAAAGAAGCTAATAAAGAATACCTAGCTAAAACAAATATGCTATTGGGCGATTCTTATGCTATGCTTTCAAAGCAAGATACCGCTGCTATATATACTAATAACGCTTATAAGTTCTTTCGTGAGATTGGCGACAAGAAAGGAGAAGCTAAAACCTTAAACTCATTAGGTCATCTATCTTTTTTAGCAGGAGATTATGATTCGTCTATAACTCATGTAAAACAAGCCATTGATTTACAAATAGCCTTAGATGATAAAGAGACGCTGTCAGCTTCATATAACAATCTAGGTTTTATACTAGAACAAACTGAAAATTATGAACAAGCAATTTGTTATTATGAAAAAGCAATTGCCCTTAATAGTGATATTGATAGATTAAATACCAATGCCCTAAGAAATTTAGGCTATGTGTATTTAATACAAAATGATGCTAAGAAATGTATTTCCATTTACAAAAAGGCGCTAGCTATTGAAGAACAGACAGAGCACTATGTAATTCAGCAAGAAATCTATGAAGTGCTAATTGAAGCTGCCGTAAAAGATGAAGATTTCAAAAGTATACCCAATTTCATTAGAAAGAAAGACTCGGTTACTCAATTACTGACTTCTTATGAAAGTGAAGAAAAAATGAAATTGATCAATAGAAAAAACGAGCAATTCATTGAACAAGAAAACTTAAAAAAAGAATTAGAATTAAATAAAAAGAACAAAATTATTTTAGGTGCAATTTTGAGCTTTTTACTTGCTCTTGGGTTATATGTTTTTCAAAAGAACAGAAATTCAAGATTAGAGCTAAAACAGCAAAAACTAGAGCTAGAACAAAAAATACTAAGAACACAAATGAACCCGCATTTTGTATTTAATGCGCTTACTGCAATTCAAAAAACGTTCTTTGATGAAGATCCTATAAAGTCAAGTACATATCTCACAAGGTTTGCCAAGTTAGTAAGACAAAATTTTGATGTTGTAAATAAAAAACAAATTACATTAGAAGAAGATCTTGACATTTTAAAGAACTATATAGAAACGCAACAATTACGCTTTGAAAATAAGTTTGAGTATGAAATAAATATGACCGATGACATTGAGGTTTCTATGATAAAATTACCACCAATGTTATTACAACCTTTCATTGAAAATTCAATTGAGCATGGTTTAAAACAAAAAAATGAAAAGGGATTACTTCAAATAAATATTACAGAACAAGAAAAATATACTCATATAGAAATTATAGACAACGGTATTGGTTACAATAAAGAAAAAGTAAGTGACAATCGTGAACATGCCATAGACATATTTTTAAAACGCCTAAAACTTAGAGGCTTAGGAGAAGAAAAAAAGTTTTCTATACAAGCAATTGATAATAATAAAGGAACAAAAGTATCCATCTTTTTAGACTTACGCCAATGA
- a CDS encoding SPFH domain-containing protein, giving the protein MNIANQYRSVIQWENPNEKELFIKFTESGDEIKNASKLILQPGQGCILTYEGKVQSVLVEEGTYDLKSDNTPFLTSVKKFLSLRDGSEHVMGIWFYRKADILNMRWGTRVPIAYTDPIYTFPILLSAFGNYSIRITKPQWFFENVIAGQEIYCHSHLKEIFISRVTQPITDYLANAKFSYVDVDSNLNTIAVEAKEKTASVFTDLGFEVLDFRIEGSQFDKDTLARIAKISDVQAEVLAAKIAGVEYTEMQRIAAMRDAANNESGAAGMLMGLNAGAQGNSTMNQGSLEQQPATDSPMIKLKKLKELFEMELISDSEYTDKKKAILDSM; this is encoded by the coding sequence ATGAATATAGCAAACCAATATCGGTCAGTAATACAATGGGAAAACCCAAATGAAAAAGAGCTTTTCATTAAGTTTACCGAAAGTGGCGATGAAATTAAAAATGCATCAAAACTAATACTTCAACCTGGTCAAGGTTGCATTTTAACCTATGAAGGTAAGGTACAGAGTGTTTTAGTTGAAGAAGGCACGTACGACCTAAAATCTGACAACACTCCCTTTTTAACTTCTGTAAAAAAGTTTCTCTCTTTACGTGATGGTAGTGAACATGTAATGGGTATTTGGTTTTATCGCAAAGCAGATATTTTAAATATGCGTTGGGGTACAAGAGTGCCTATTGCTTACACAGACCCTATTTATACTTTCCCAATACTACTTTCTGCATTTGGTAATTACAGTATTAGAATAACAAAACCACAATGGTTTTTTGAAAACGTAATAGCTGGTCAAGAAATATATTGCCATTCTCATTTAAAAGAAATCTTTATATCAAGGGTAACACAACCCATTACAGATTATTTGGCAAATGCTAAGTTCTCTTATGTAGATGTTGATAGTAACCTAAATACTATAGCTGTTGAGGCAAAAGAAAAAACAGCATCTGTTTTTACTGATTTAGGTTTTGAAGTTTTAGATTTCAGAATAGAAGGTTCTCAGTTCGATAAAGATACTTTAGCCCGAATTGCAAAAATATCAGACGTACAAGCAGAAGTTTTGGCTGCTAAAATTGCCGGTGTAGAATACACAGAAATGCAACGAATAGCGGCAATGAGAGATGCCGCTAACAATGAATCTGGTGCAGCAGGTATGTTAATGGGTTTGAATGCTGGCGCTCAAGGAAATTCAACCATGAACCAAGGCTCTTTAGAACAACAACCAGCAACCGATAGTCCTATGATAAAACTAAAAAAGCTAAAAGAACTCTTTGAGATGGAGTTGATTTCAGATAGTGAATACACAGATAAGAAAAAAGCAATTTTAGATAGTATGTAA
- a CDS encoding ankyrin repeat domain-containing protein gives MNFKKVGQLKNILIALIFASQIMIGQNKSNDLSEALENGTHSQVVTLINEGAALNNSEELLYKATLNSNIEHVKQNYNLLLKSGYKQDEYEYLSAFYSAIVSKNTEVISFLATQPEWNIKNDYKDNQTEIFQRAYTELKENPLTEPSALKTLIDLGIDLKSYRTEQYVFKFAKDCYKGYKEKEAITAFKKLASMGINLNNTHPNGETILHQAARNASDSIYHIFKKLDVDISIRNVNGKTADDIFLTKKIIKSIRLEEFTTLDSLLAQVVDINNEEYLNLVVDNSSKKTVLKKFQTVLKHGYLPNNDISRQGDIELEHCLRVAINSNAIDLMKYIFTLDESLLQKDKLNHFYASAIYALNTFPKKNESAIQLLVDNGLDIHSIKNKKTLLELAKFIFGEDGQKTFKYFISLYPVDLDFQDEQGFTILHYAAQNGNQEQFTFFENLGVDTSIKSNNGKTANESLKSVINGRKAEALLLGSTPYILFLFSSTSLVLSVVFRKKINNVLARIAVSFLDALSIFYIFSTVLFYYKMLRNRH, from the coding sequence ATGAATTTTAAAAAAGTAGGACAACTTAAAAATATTCTGATAGCATTAATTTTTGCGAGTCAAATTATGATTGGGCAAAATAAGTCTAATGATTTATCAGAAGCCTTAGAAAATGGTACGCATAGTCAAGTTGTCACTTTAATAAACGAAGGAGCCGCATTAAACAATTCTGAAGAGTTACTATATAAAGCAACCTTAAATTCGAACATAGAACATGTTAAACAGAATTATAATCTTCTATTAAAAAGCGGTTATAAACAAGATGAATATGAGTATTTGAGTGCTTTTTATTCCGCTATAGTTAGTAAGAATACAGAAGTAATCTCCTTTTTAGCAACCCAACCAGAATGGAATATTAAGAATGATTATAAGGATAACCAAACTGAAATTTTTCAGAGAGCCTATACCGAACTTAAAGAAAACCCTCTTACAGAACCTTCGGCATTAAAAACTCTTATAGATTTAGGTATAGACCTAAAAAGCTATCGCACAGAACAGTATGTATTTAAATTTGCTAAAGATTGTTACAAAGGGTATAAAGAAAAAGAAGCAATCACTGCATTTAAGAAATTAGCCTCTATGGGTATTAATTTAAATAATACGCACCCAAACGGAGAAACTATATTGCATCAAGCTGCGCGAAATGCCTCAGATAGTATTTATCATATATTTAAAAAATTGGATGTAGATATATCGATAAGAAATGTTAACGGTAAAACCGCAGACGATATTTTTTTAACAAAAAAAATAATAAAATCAATTCGGTTAGAAGAGTTTACAACGCTAGATTCGCTTTTAGCCCAAGTTGTTGACATTAATAATGAAGAATATCTAAATCTTGTAGTTGATAATTCATCAAAAAAAACAGTTTTAAAAAAGTTTCAAACTGTTCTTAAACATGGTTATTTACCCAACAATGATATTTCAAGACAAGGCGATATTGAATTAGAGCATTGCTTACGAGTAGCAATAAATAGTAATGCTATAGATTTAATGAAATATATTTTCACATTAGATGAATCATTACTTCAAAAAGATAAATTAAATCATTTTTATGCGAGTGCTATTTATGCTTTAAACACATTCCCCAAAAAGAATGAATCTGCAATACAGCTATTAGTTGATAATGGTTTGGATATACATTCAATAAAAAACAAAAAGACCTTACTAGAACTTGCAAAGTTTATATTTGGTGAAGATGGGCAAAAAACCTTCAAATATTTTATTTCATTGTATCCTGTAGATTTAGATTTTCAAGATGAACAAGGTTTTACCATATTACACTATGCAGCTCAGAATGGCAACCAAGAACAATTTACTTTTTTTGAAAATCTAGGTGTAGATACTTCTATAAAAAGCAACAACGGTAAAACAGCGAATGAAAGTTTAAAATCTGTCATAAACGGGCGAAAAGCCGAAGCGCTGCTACTAGGCAGTACTCCTTATATTTTGTTTTTATTTAGTAGTACAAGCCTTGTTCTTTCCGTCGTATTTAGAAAAAAAATAAATAATGTTTTAGCTCGTATTGCGGTTAGTTTTTTAGACGCACTTTCTATTTTCTATATCTTTTCTACAGTGTTATTTTACTACAAGATGTTAAGGAATCGGCATTAG